aaaatggtttttggcagtactgccaaaaatcatttatttacatcaatagtgaagtgaaatgagtacatacggtgagaccatgaagccaaattatGGTCTACAATTTCAGTACACATTTTTActatgtttttagtaattataaagtgacttctgcaggtatgttttcatttaaacatatttaaggcataaaaacaataatttttcagtacaaaatttctgtgttataactaatgtttataagtcatctgaagccatttgaatggtttttacagctttattcatcaaaccttatggtttttaatgaattaatgtTGAAAACATAGCATGTAAAAATTATCgctcagttacggcacatataacttaaactcccttcgtttcactcgaTTAGATATTTTAGTGGATAACTACTTTAACTCAGCTTTCCCGCTCGAAGGAAATTATTTAACAtttagatataaatattttctgaaTTCCTGATCGGATGCTTCGGAATGCTCATTCGGATCTACCATAGTTACTTCCATTCTTTCTCTTCGTCAGTACTGGCAGTAAAACAAAGGGACGTAACTCAGAATGAACCACCTTAATACTATACGTTTCGTGTACGAAATTATCCCCGTGTGTACTAATAGGACACTGCTGAAGTGAATCACCCGGGCAAAATTTTCTGTGCGTTTTAAAAGTTTCCAAATATAGATGAGTGTGTATCATTTTCCATAAAACCAAAGTAAGAAATACATTTTCCTTTGAAAAGATCAccatatttatgatatatgtaACGCAAATAATACCTTACTGCATCCAAAATTCAGCTACCCATAATAGGCATTTGTATACTCTAAAATGTAACAGATTAAAAACGACTAAAtagatatattatcattatgacttatattttcattatttttcatggTATTTTATGGATCGTGTCAAACCCCTGTGTATGTATATTGTGTACCAATCAAGTATCAATCTGATTGGAATAAGTCCAGACATTGTCAATATTTTCCAACTCGCCTCGACTCTATTTCAACGCATAGTAAGAggataaaaatatttgatgtgTTTCATTTATTCAATTCCTTTTTGAGATATATTTAAGTCCACCATCTTGTCCGAGTGACACCACTGTTAGAGTAATGTCTAAATGCTAAGTATGTATGCTGTATAAATAGTATTTATAGCTATCATAAGTATATTGGCATGCATCTTATAAACATATGCTACATAAAATGCGACCGCGATAAAGTCCATTCGGATATATTACGATTTACTTGTTGCATTGCGTTATAACACCACGCACCCCTGAAGAAAATTTGGATGCATCCTCGAGGATGATTCAAAAGGTGGAACAGTCCATTACAAATTCAGGGGTAGATGAGTTATCGACTGCTTATTGCAATAATTTTGGAAGATTCGTCATCGCCAGCAAAAACGACAAGAATGTCTTTAAGATCTTCATTTTCTGGTCCAGTCAATGGGATTCCGGCGATCTGTCCCATAGCCTTCAAACCGTCCGGCAAAGGTACCATCCATTTTAACTGACCGTTAGAACCAGAAACCCCGACCACAAAGGTAAGGTCGTCAACCGGAAGTCCGTGCTCTTTACAAAGAAGAATAAACCCTTGCATTTCTTCCATATTTTGAGAAGCAGTAACTTCAACTCCGAAAATTAAAACGTCTTCAACTGAATTCGATGATCTCGCTACCATGAGATTTGATGTGATTTGAGCTTTCTGAGCTTTAAGAATTGAGGGAACATTGATTGTATTTACAACCTCTCCAGTTGAAGCCGAAATCTGGACAATGGTGTCTTCATTTGTCTGGACTGCCCAAACATGTGTTCCATCTTGATTGGACGTTCGACTTCTGTGGGGAAAAGGACCAAACGCACCGGAAGCAGTTCCGTCTGGTCTATGTTTCGTTACTTCCGGTAAAGTACTAACGGAAGTGCTTGTGTCAAACATGGCCATTTGTTTCAACCCTGCCGTGACTCTAAAGAGTTGAGTAGGATCATCTCCACCGTCTTTTATTCCCCAGAGTGTCGGGCCCGCGTTTGAATTCTCCGGGGGTGGGAGGTTGACCATCACAGTGTTTGTTTCAACATTAAACATCAAAGATGGTTGCACGTCCGAGTCGTCCCCTGCCGAATCCATACTAGAATCCATGTCCATTTCCACCACGTAATCACTATTTTCGGTTCTATCCCGAAACAGTTTTTGACTTCCGGTTTCACGTTCAAAGTTAAAGTACCACGTGATATGAAGACGGTCGACCATTCGCTGGAACATGTCTATTGCGTACAGTCGCTGCAAACCTAGGACTTTGGGctgttaaaaacaaacaaataaatttctgttttatttttattttctttggtttgtttgtttttttttatttgtaagaGAAATACATGAGAACATGGTTAGATGAAGAGATAAAATACACTGATGTTTATGATACAAAGCTGAAATAAGCATAATGTATATACactataaatgtgtttttcatatatactACTGTTTTTCATATATACTACTGATGTAtcacagttacttccctttgtttcactccatcagtactgacggagtgaaacgagtactgacggagtgaaacgaaggaAAGTTCCCAAGGATTACGTCCTTGCTCTTCCATATGATACTTTG
This genomic window from Argopecten irradians isolate NY chromosome 11, Ai_NY, whole genome shotgun sequence contains:
- the LOC138335521 gene encoding uncharacterized protein, whose amino-acid sequence is MADNIFYIFAAVLFCAVFQTCNAQAVNACPSYACNPRGSFSYTLTYPNSSQSAYIAWKSNFSIGPLPNTLGCVGNPNNIVCQSNGLKDVGYISLDVGTGSLVWASSLLRFPVLPIMDIFGDVIGTDGHYLVMIEDSGKMLAPIKIADVLFPMYSLLISANNLVLLVSKSGAVIVYEAEGIPEASIWLTGTVEQTNGTFLPVAPPILHENRCYILTEFKPDSDSPGANDPKVLGLQRLYAIDMFQRMVDRLHITWYFNFERETGSQKLFRDRTENSDYVVEMDMDSSMDSAGDDSDVQPSLMFNVETNTVMVNLPPPENSNAGPTLWGIKDGGDDPTQLFRVTAGLKQMAMFDTSTSVSTLPEVTKHRPDGTASGAFGPFPHRSRTSNQDGTHVWAVQTNEDTIVQISASTGEVVNTINVPSILKAQKAQITSNLMVARSSNSVEDVLIFGVEVTASQNMEEMQGFILLCKEHGLPVDDLTFVVGVSGSNGQLKWMVPLPDGLKAMGQIAGIPLTGPENEDLKDILVVFAGDDESSKIIAISSR